The Syngnathoides biaculeatus isolate LvHL_M chromosome 6, ASM1980259v1, whole genome shotgun sequence genome has a window encoding:
- the LOC133502598 gene encoding induced myeloid leukemia cell differentiation protein Mcl-1-like codes for MMPTQRHLLRPNSKLGITATLMLRPNPGPEGFFGFPIPAVAPAVNPEMGSHDSPDPGPGALPEGNRRPEGSPPPELQTPGDPDALATDTMRLIGRFLTDFTGLTTTASWEESKVQSMIKRVVQRLVDKHRLVYNHLVGLYLPDINNPAFDRRGDDMAFVSNMARLQFADGVTNWGRVANLLAFAAVLSQALTEKRREGCVALVAQEVSTYLLSHQRTWLVQHNAWNGFAELFEEDDVELRVRTVLVAFGGLACISAAVLRLLR; via the exons ATGATGCCGACCCAGCGACACTTGTTGCGGCCCAACTCCAAGCTTGGAATCACGGCCACGTTGATGTTGCGTCCGAATCCGGGCCCGGAAGGTTTCTTCGGGTTCCCGATCCCGGCCGTGGCCCCAGCCGTTAACCCCGAGATGGGCAGCCACGACTCGCCGGACCCGGGACCCGGCGCCCTACCGGAGGGGAATCGTCGCCCTGAAGGCTCCCCACCGCCGGAGCTCCAGACCCCCGGCGACCCCGACGCCCTGGCCACGGACACAATGCGACTTATCGGCCGCTTTCTCACTGACTTTACCGGCTTGACCACCACGGCCAGTTGGGAGGAAAGTAAAGTCCAGTCGATGATAAAAAGGGTCGTGCAGAGACTCGTGGATAAACACAGGCTCGTATACAATC ATTTGGTCGGCCTCTATCTTCCAGACATCAACAACCCTGCATTTGACAGAAGAGGGGACGACATGGCCTTCGTCAGCAATATGGCCAGGCTTCAGTTTGCAGACGGGGTTACCAATTGGGGTCGCGTCGCCAACCTGCTAGCTTTCGCCGCCGTGCTGTCTCAGGCCTTGACGGAAAAGCGTCGGGAGGGGTGTGTGGCGCTCGTGGCCCAGGAGGTGTCCACCTACCTGCTGTCGCATCAGCGCACCTGGCTCGTGCAGCACAACGCATGG AACGGCTTTGCAGAATTGTTCGAGGAAGATGACGTGGAGTTGAGAGTGAGGACCGTCCTCGTCGCCTTCGGCGGTTTGGCCTGCATCTCGGCGGCGGTGCTCCGTTTGCTCCGTTGA